A genomic region of Herbaspirillum sp. DW155 contains the following coding sequences:
- a CDS encoding GNAT family N-acetyltransferase, whose product MKIHLSELKDIDDIMALGARMHQESRFRIYPAHVDKSRASIEKLINNPLVGCVLLARNHAGIAVGMLAGYVVDYFFSDALVAQDSYFFVAPEYRGSSAALKLLIAFRRWAENRNAAELCINMSVDVDQERFNRFMTIWASETAVPTSRRR is encoded by the coding sequence ATGAAAATCCATCTATCCGAATTGAAGGATATCGACGACATCATGGCTCTCGGTGCGAGGATGCATCAGGAATCAAGGTTCAGGATATATCCTGCACATGTGGACAAATCGCGTGCTTCCATCGAGAAGCTGATCAACAACCCTCTTGTTGGATGTGTTCTTCTGGCGCGTAACCATGCCGGCATTGCCGTGGGCATGCTGGCCGGCTACGTCGTTGATTACTTCTTCAGCGATGCCCTGGTTGCCCAGGATAGCTACTTCTTCGTCGCGCCCGAGTACCGTGGCAGTTCTGCCGCGCTCAAGCTCCTGATCGCTTTCCGGCGCTGGGCGGAGAATCGCAACGCCGCCGAACTGTGCATCAACATGAGCGTAGATGTCGATCAGGAGCGCTTCAACCGATTCATGACCATCTGGGCTTCAGAAACTGCGGTTCCAACTTCACGACGCCGTTGA